One segment of Brachyhypopomus gauderio isolate BG-103 unplaced genomic scaffold, BGAUD_0.2 sc63, whole genome shotgun sequence DNA contains the following:
- the plppr2a gene encoding phospholipid phosphatase-related protein type 2a isoform X2, whose amino-acid sequence MFYFQLVIMAGTVLLAYYFEYTDTFPVHMQGFFCFDKTFSKPYPGPEGSSKVPPVLVYSLVTAIPTVMILAGELMAFFMRSEGTQEKTIVTADCCYFNPLLRRIIRFLGVYSFGLFTTTIFANAGQVVTGNQTPHFLSACRPNYTALGCQSSLQYITERRACTGNPLIVASARKSFPSKDAALSVYSAVYTVMYVTLVFRTKGTRLTKPTVSLTLLCLAVLVGVVRVAEYRNHWSDVLAGYFTGGAIAVFLVTCVINNFQHPKPPPPPVRPQRPESVLGMPMVALPCVESPLEKLRGDLHSLRSHDHQPYRFPSTPDVLIPSRSISSEV is encoded by the exons ATGTTTTATTTTCAGCTGGTGATCATGGCAGGCACGGTTCTCCTGGCGTACTACTTCGAGTACACGGACACCTTCCCCGTCCACATGCAGGGCTTCTTCTGCTTCGACAAGACCTTCTCCAAGCCCTACCCGGGGCCGGAGGGCAGCAGCAAAGTGCCCCCTGTCCTCGTCTACAGCCTGGTTACTGCCATCCCTACCGTGATG ATCCTGGCTGGAGAGCTGATGGCATTCTTTATGAGGTCAGAGGGCACACAGGAGAAGACCATCGTTACAGCAGATTGCTGCTACTTCAACCCTCTGCTGAGACGAATCATACGTTTCTTAG GTGTCTACTCCTTTGGCCTCTTCACTACCACCATCTTCGCCAACGCCGGGCAGGTGGTCACAGGAAACCAGACGCCTCACTTCCTGTCAGCGTGCCGGCCGAACTACACGGCACTGGGCTGCCAGTCGAGTCTTCAGTACATCACAGAGCGCCGAGCGTGCACGGGGAACCCCCTCATCGTGGCGTCGGCTCGCAAATCCTTCCCCTCCAAGGACGCGGCACTGAGTGTCTACTCAGCTGTGTACACGGTG ATGTACGTGACGCTGGTGTTCAGGACGAAAGGTACGCGTCTCACGAAGCCAACCGTCAGCCTGACCCTGCTGTGTCTGGCCGTactggtgggggtggtgagggtggcCGAGTACCGCAACCATTGGTCGGACGTCCTGGCCGGATACTTCACCGGAGGAGCCATCGCTGTGTTTCTG gTGACCTGCGTGATCAACAACTTCCAGCATCCCAagccccctcccccgcccgTGAGACCCCAGCGTCCTGAGTCGGTGCTGGGCATGCCCATGGTTGCGCTGCCCTGCGTGGAGAGTCCACTCGAAAA ACTCCGCGGGGATCTCCATTCACTGAGATCACATGACCATCAGCCCTACCGGTTCCCCTCCACCCCCGATGTCCTCATACCGTCTCGCTCCATTTCCAGCGAAGTCTAG
- the plppr2a gene encoding phospholipid phosphatase-related protein type 2a isoform X3: MAGTVLLAYYFEYTDTFPVHMQGFFCFDKTFSKPYPGPEGSSKVPPVLVYSLVTAIPTVMILAGELMAFFMRSEGTQEKTIVTADCCYFNPLLRRIIRFLGVYSFGLFTTTIFANAGQVVTGNQTPHFLSACRPNYTALGCQSSLQYITERRACTGNPLIVASARKSFPSKDAALSVYSAVYTVMYVTLVFRTKGTRLTKPTVSLTLLCLAVLVGVVRVAEYRNHWSDVLAGYFTGGAIAVFLVTCVINNFQHPKPPPPPVRPQRPESVLGMPMVALPCVESPLEKLRGDLHSLRSHDHQPYRFPSTPDVLIPSRSISSEV; the protein is encoded by the exons ATGGCAGGCACGGTTCTCCTGGCGTACTACTTCGAGTACACGGACACCTTCCCCGTCCACATGCAGGGCTTCTTCTGCTTCGACAAGACCTTCTCCAAGCCCTACCCGGGGCCGGAGGGCAGCAGCAAAGTGCCCCCTGTCCTCGTCTACAGCCTGGTTACTGCCATCCCTACCGTGATG ATCCTGGCTGGAGAGCTGATGGCATTCTTTATGAGGTCAGAGGGCACACAGGAGAAGACCATCGTTACAGCAGATTGCTGCTACTTCAACCCTCTGCTGAGACGAATCATACGTTTCTTAG GTGTCTACTCCTTTGGCCTCTTCACTACCACCATCTTCGCCAACGCCGGGCAGGTGGTCACAGGAAACCAGACGCCTCACTTCCTGTCAGCGTGCCGGCCGAACTACACGGCACTGGGCTGCCAGTCGAGTCTTCAGTACATCACAGAGCGCCGAGCGTGCACGGGGAACCCCCTCATCGTGGCGTCGGCTCGCAAATCCTTCCCCTCCAAGGACGCGGCACTGAGTGTCTACTCAGCTGTGTACACGGTG ATGTACGTGACGCTGGTGTTCAGGACGAAAGGTACGCGTCTCACGAAGCCAACCGTCAGCCTGACCCTGCTGTGTCTGGCCGTactggtgggggtggtgagggtggcCGAGTACCGCAACCATTGGTCGGACGTCCTGGCCGGATACTTCACCGGAGGAGCCATCGCTGTGTTTCTG gTGACCTGCGTGATCAACAACTTCCAGCATCCCAagccccctcccccgcccgTGAGACCCCAGCGTCCTGAGTCGGTGCTGGGCATGCCCATGGTTGCGCTGCCCTGCGTGGAGAGTCCACTCGAAAA ACTCCGCGGGGATCTCCATTCACTGAGATCACATGACCATCAGCCCTACCGGTTCCCCTCCACCCCCGATGTCCTCATACCGTCTCGCTCCATTTCCAGCGAAGTCTAG
- the plppr2a gene encoding phospholipid phosphatase-related protein type 2a isoform X4 — MFYFQLVIMAGTVLLAYYFEYTDTFPVHMQGFFCFDKTFSKPYPGPEGSSKVPPVLVYSLVTAIPTVMILAGELMAFFMRSEGTQEKTIVTADCCYFNPLLRRIIRFLGVYSFGLFTTTIFANAGQVVTGNQTPHFLSACRPNYTALGCQSSLQYITERRACTGNPLIVASARKSFPSKDAALSVYSAVYTVMYVTLVFRTKGTRLTKPTVSLTLLCLAVLVGVVRVAEYRNHWSDVLAGYFTGGAIAVFLVTCVINNFQHPKPPPPPVRPQRPESVLGMPMVALPCVESPLEKLSGTQTPRGSPFTEIT, encoded by the exons ATGTTTTATTTTCAGCTGGTGATCATGGCAGGCACGGTTCTCCTGGCGTACTACTTCGAGTACACGGACACCTTCCCCGTCCACATGCAGGGCTTCTTCTGCTTCGACAAGACCTTCTCCAAGCCCTACCCGGGGCCGGAGGGCAGCAGCAAAGTGCCCCCTGTCCTCGTCTACAGCCTGGTTACTGCCATCCCTACCGTGATG ATCCTGGCTGGAGAGCTGATGGCATTCTTTATGAGGTCAGAGGGCACACAGGAGAAGACCATCGTTACAGCAGATTGCTGCTACTTCAACCCTCTGCTGAGACGAATCATACGTTTCTTAG GTGTCTACTCCTTTGGCCTCTTCACTACCACCATCTTCGCCAACGCCGGGCAGGTGGTCACAGGAAACCAGACGCCTCACTTCCTGTCAGCGTGCCGGCCGAACTACACGGCACTGGGCTGCCAGTCGAGTCTTCAGTACATCACAGAGCGCCGAGCGTGCACGGGGAACCCCCTCATCGTGGCGTCGGCTCGCAAATCCTTCCCCTCCAAGGACGCGGCACTGAGTGTCTACTCAGCTGTGTACACGGTG ATGTACGTGACGCTGGTGTTCAGGACGAAAGGTACGCGTCTCACGAAGCCAACCGTCAGCCTGACCCTGCTGTGTCTGGCCGTactggtgggggtggtgagggtggcCGAGTACCGCAACCATTGGTCGGACGTCCTGGCCGGATACTTCACCGGAGGAGCCATCGCTGTGTTTCTG gTGACCTGCGTGATCAACAACTTCCAGCATCCCAagccccctcccccgcccgTGAGACCCCAGCGTCCTGAGTCGGTGCTGGGCATGCCCATGGTTGCGCTGCCCTGCGTGGAGAGTCCACTCGAAAAGTTAAGTGGGACTCAG ACTCCGCGGGGATCTCCATTCACTGAGATCACATGA
- the plppr2a gene encoding phospholipid phosphatase-related protein type 2a isoform X1 translates to MAVEEKAGVKTSTSILPCFLFVELVIMAGTVLLAYYFEYTDTFPVHMQGFFCFDKTFSKPYPGPEGSSKVPPVLVYSLVTAIPTVMILAGELMAFFMRSEGTQEKTIVTADCCYFNPLLRRIIRFLGVYSFGLFTTTIFANAGQVVTGNQTPHFLSACRPNYTALGCQSSLQYITERRACTGNPLIVASARKSFPSKDAALSVYSAVYTVMYVTLVFRTKGTRLTKPTVSLTLLCLAVLVGVVRVAEYRNHWSDVLAGYFTGGAIAVFLVTCVINNFQHPKPPPPPVRPQRPESVLGMPMVALPCVESPLEKLRGDLHSLRSHDHQPYRFPSTPDVLIPSRSISSEV, encoded by the exons CTGGTGATCATGGCAGGCACGGTTCTCCTGGCGTACTACTTCGAGTACACGGACACCTTCCCCGTCCACATGCAGGGCTTCTTCTGCTTCGACAAGACCTTCTCCAAGCCCTACCCGGGGCCGGAGGGCAGCAGCAAAGTGCCCCCTGTCCTCGTCTACAGCCTGGTTACTGCCATCCCTACCGTGATG ATCCTGGCTGGAGAGCTGATGGCATTCTTTATGAGGTCAGAGGGCACACAGGAGAAGACCATCGTTACAGCAGATTGCTGCTACTTCAACCCTCTGCTGAGACGAATCATACGTTTCTTAG GTGTCTACTCCTTTGGCCTCTTCACTACCACCATCTTCGCCAACGCCGGGCAGGTGGTCACAGGAAACCAGACGCCTCACTTCCTGTCAGCGTGCCGGCCGAACTACACGGCACTGGGCTGCCAGTCGAGTCTTCAGTACATCACAGAGCGCCGAGCGTGCACGGGGAACCCCCTCATCGTGGCGTCGGCTCGCAAATCCTTCCCCTCCAAGGACGCGGCACTGAGTGTCTACTCAGCTGTGTACACGGTG ATGTACGTGACGCTGGTGTTCAGGACGAAAGGTACGCGTCTCACGAAGCCAACCGTCAGCCTGACCCTGCTGTGTCTGGCCGTactggtgggggtggtgagggtggcCGAGTACCGCAACCATTGGTCGGACGTCCTGGCCGGATACTTCACCGGAGGAGCCATCGCTGTGTTTCTG gTGACCTGCGTGATCAACAACTTCCAGCATCCCAagccccctcccccgcccgTGAGACCCCAGCGTCCTGAGTCGGTGCTGGGCATGCCCATGGTTGCGCTGCCCTGCGTGGAGAGTCCACTCGAAAA ACTCCGCGGGGATCTCCATTCACTGAGATCACATGACCATCAGCCCTACCGGTTCCCCTCCACCCCCGATGTCCTCATACCGTCTCGCTCCATTTCCAGCGAAGTCTAG